From Deltaproteobacteria bacterium, the proteins below share one genomic window:
- a CDS encoding LemA family protein: protein MSTILLLLVLGAAAWAVLSYNGLVTLRNRVQNGWKQIDVQLKRRHDLIPNLIETVKGAMQFERDTLERVVAARAKAVSATTVAETAETERQLTQSLGRLLAVIENYPELKSNQNVLQLQEELTTTENQLTFARQFYNDTVMQFNSRQEVFPSNLLANFFGFQRAEFFSADDADRTISHVDLTLKS, encoded by the coding sequence ATGTCGACCATTCTGCTCCTGCTCGTCCTTGGCGCCGCTGCGTGGGCGGTGCTGAGCTACAACGGATTGGTGACGCTGCGAAACCGGGTCCAGAACGGTTGGAAGCAAATCGATGTGCAGCTCAAACGGCGCCACGACCTCATTCCCAATCTCATTGAGACCGTGAAGGGTGCGATGCAGTTCGAGCGCGACACGCTCGAACGGGTGGTCGCCGCGCGCGCCAAGGCGGTGAGCGCGACGACGGTGGCGGAGACCGCGGAGACCGAGCGCCAGTTGACGCAATCGCTCGGGCGTTTGCTCGCGGTCATCGAGAATTATCCGGAACTGAAGAGCAACCAGAACGTGCTGCAACTGCAGGAAGAGCTGACGACGACCGAGAACCAACTCACCTTCGCGCGCCAGTTCTACAACGATACCGTCATGCAGTTTAACTCGCGCCAGGAAGTGTTCCCGTCCAACCTGCTGGCCAACTTCTTCGGGTTTCAGCGCGCCGAGTTCTTCAGCGCCGACGACGCGGATCGCACCATCTCGCATGTCGACCTCACGCTGAAGTCCTAG